Within the Mastacembelus armatus chromosome 10, fMasArm1.2, whole genome shotgun sequence genome, the region ACCTCACAcccaggatgatgatgatgaaggtcagaaaaaaggtggacacacacaccagcgcGATGATCAGGTAAGACGTCAGTTTGGAGTTCTTCTCATCATAAGACATGTCCTTCAGTTCTGGCACCTCAGCCAAGTTAtcagaaataagtaaatacatggAACAGGTGGCAGACAGAGAGGGCTGCCCGTTATCTTTCACTGCCACAATAAGGTTCTGTTTCATGCTGTCAGCTTCAGAAATGTCCCGCTGGGTCCTGATCTCTCCGCTGTGGACACCAATAGTGAAAAGTCCAGGATCAGTCGATTTCACTATATGATAGGACAGCCAGGCGTTCTGTCCGGAGTCCGCGTCCACCGCTATCACTTTGGACACCAGAGAGCCTCCGTGTGCGGCTTTGGGCACCAGCTCGGTCATGAAGGAGTTGCCCTCCGGGGCGGGGTACAGGATCTGAGGACAGTTGTCGTTCACATCCGATATGAACACACTCACGGTCACGTTGCTGCTGAGCGGAGGAGAACCGTTGTCTCTGGCCATCACCTGGACTTTAAAGCTCCTCAGCTGTTCATAATCAAACGATCTCACAGCGTGGATCACCCCCGTGTCTCCGTTAACAGACACATAGGAGGACACCGGGGCACCGTTCACCTCACCAGCTAACAGAGAATAAACCACTGTACCGTTCTGTCTCCAGTCGGGGTCTCGAGCAGTAACGGAACATAAAGTGGAGCCAGCTTTGTTATTTTCACTCACATATGCGCTGTACGACTCTTCCTCAAACACAGGTGGGTTGTCGTTGATGTCAGCTACAGATAACTGGACACTtttagaggaggacagaggtggAGAGCCCTCGTCAGTGGCAGtgattgtaatgttgtaatCAGACACTAGTTCACGGTCCAGTTGTCCTGTGCTCACCACAgaataatagtttttaatagAAGGAACTAACTTAAAAGGGACATTTTGCTGAATGGAGCAGCGAACCTGTCCGTTTTTCTCAGAGTCTCTGTCCTGCACGTTAATGATGCCCACCTCTGTACCAGGTGACACATTCTCAGGAACAGGATTGGACAGGGATTTCAGGTGTATCACTGGGGCGTTGTCATTTATATCAGTCACATCAATGATAACTTTGGCATATGACGTTAGTCCTAAACCATCTTTAGCTTCCACACGCATGTCAAAAGAGCTAGTTTCTTCAAAGTCAATCACACCAGTTACTTTAATTTCTCCCGTTTTAGTATCAatggaaaaaacatttacatcGTCATCAGATATGTGGCCAAAGTCATATATCACATCTCCATTAACTCCTTCATCTGCGTCTGTAGCACTGACTTTAATCACCACAGTATCTACAGGAGAGTTTTCAGGCAGACTGGCTTTATAAACCGCCTGGCTAAACACTGGGGCGTTATCATTAGCATCCAGCACAGTGACGTGTATGACTACAGTACCTGATCTCTGAGGAGACCCACCATCCAGAGCTGTGAGAAGCAaattcatctctttttttttctctcgaTCAAGTATATTTTCTAATACAAGTTCAACTTTGTTACTGTCAACACTGAGAATAAAGTTCTCGTTCTTTTGTAGGATGTACCTCTGAACAGCGTTTTGACCTATATCTGCGTCATGGGCCTCCTCAATAGAGAAACGGTTGCCTCTGTCTGCTGACTCTCTTATTTCCATTTCAATCAAACTTTTCTTAAATTTTGGCGAGTTGTCATTAACATCTTGAACATGAAGACTTACACGATGAAGTTCCAAAGGATTTTCTAACACCAGGTCTATTTTTAACACACAGGATGGTTTCTTGCCACAAAGGTTTTCTCTGTCTATTCTCTCCGATGTGATCAAATCTCCAGTACTCAGATTAATCTCACAATACCGCTTATTTGTCCCTTCAAAATCCACACGAGCCTTCCGTGAAGCTAAGGTCCTCACATCAAGACCAAGATCTTTGGCTATATTTCCAATAACAGCGTCTCGTTTCATTTCTTCAGGAACAGAATAACTCAGGTCTCCATAAACGACGTGGACCGATAACATAAAGGAAGCGAAGCAGAGGACCGTGCAGAGTCCTGAAAATCCTTTGTTTCCCATTTTGCCACAAAACGTGTCTTCAACTTGCACAATTTAACGTccacagcaaaaaataaaatatacagggAAAAAGACAATAATCCAACACTTAAGACACAACGAAATACGATACAACACATCAGAGGATTTAACTGGTTCTCTGGAAAATATGCAGCAGATTTCATGCAGTGGAGTGGGTGGAGTGGTGCACGTTAATTTTCTGTAAGCCAACAGTGACACCATGAGTCGCTTCTTCGCTTCACATTGGAATAGTTCAGTTATTCCTCATACACTCTAAAAACTGGGGGCATATTTACTGGTGACTGATTAAAATGTGAGTTGCGCTTTATTTGAAAGATTCACGACACATGGAAAGTCTAACGACAATAGCGTGATGCCAAACGCTGGCTGAATAGGAGTAAAATCACCACATAAATTACACTTAATGACCACCCAAGAAAAAAGTATAGGCACTTTTAAGAATGTTGACGTCACAGCAAAAATGCACGTCTGACACGTTAGAAGAAAAAAGTCTCAATATAACTTTACATACATAGATATCAGCATAAAAACATTGATATATAACCACTGGTCATGGCAGAAGTTCTTAAAATGTCTTCAACCTAATACATCAGGATTAAGAAATCCGAGGTGTGCCTCACCTTATTATACATCTGAGCGCAATGCCTATTTGTTTGTGCCCGTCACGTGGTCCAAAACACCGAAATAAACATACGTTTGCTTTGCTTGAGCTTTGTCAAACCTTTTAAATAATGCACGTAGAAAAGATAAACGGTGTAATTGTCAGCATCAAAGTTGAATGACAGAGAAATATCTGATTCCCAAACAACATGCACTATGAGTACACCTGTAATGCAATACAGCCTGGtgatttacaaatatttaacacatttattaGCAACAATAGTAATTGCCATTATTactagcagcagtagcagtagttgTAATACCAGTAGTAGTAGTGCTGATTCTCGTGATTATGCTGCTTTAAAACCATACAGGAAGGCTAAAGCAAAGAAAAGTGGGGAAAAAATCTCTAGTTGAGCTTGACTGTGAGCGTTCATGAGTTTTTCAGAAACACGGACAGCTACCCTGAGAACTGTCAGATTGACATAGCGGACAC harbors:
- the LOC113144193 gene encoding protocadherin gamma-A12-like isoform X14, translating into MGNKGFSGLCTVLCFASFMLSVHVVYGDLSYSVPEEMKRDAVIGNIAKDLGLDVRTLASRKARVDFEGTNKRYCEINLSTGDLITSERIDRENLCGKKPSCVLKIDLVLENPLELHRVSLHVQDVNDNSPKFKKSLIEMEIRESADRGNRFSIEEAHDADIGQNAVQRYILQKNENFILSVDSNKVELVLENILDREKKKEMNLLLTALDGGSPQRSGTVVIHVTVLDANDNAPVFSQAVYKASLPENSPVDTVVIKVSATDADEGVNGDVIYDFGHISDDDVNVFSIDTKTGEIKVTGVIDFEETSSFDMRVEAKDGLGLTSYAKVIIDVTDINDNAPVIHLKSLSNPVPENVSPGTEVGIINVQDRDSEKNGQVRCSIQQNVPFKLVPSIKNYYSVVSTGQLDRELVSDYNITITATDEGSPPLSSSKSVQLSVADINDNPPVFEEESYSAYVSENNKAGSTLCSVTARDPDWRQNGTVVYSLLAGEVNGAPVSSYVSVNGDTGVIHAVRSFDYEQLRSFKVQVMARDNGSPPLSSNVTVSVFISDVNDNCPQILYPAPEGNSFMTELVPKAAHGGSLVSKVIAVDADSGQNAWLSYHIVKSTDPGLFTIGVHSGEIRTQRDISEADSMKQNLIVAVKDNGQPSLSATCSMYLLISDNLAEVPELKDMSYDEKNSKLTSYLIIALVCVSTFFLTFIIIILGVRFCRRRKPRLLFDGAVAIPSAYLPPNYADVDGTGTLRSTYNYDAYLTTGSRTSDFKFVTSYNDNTLPADQTLRKSPSDFADSFEDLGVSVEQKPPNNDWRFTQGQRPGPSGATGGPEVAMGTGPWPQPPTEAEQLQALMAAANEVSEATATLGPGTMGLSTRYSPQFTLQHVPDYRQNVYIPGSTATLTSNPQQQQATAQQATQQALPPPQPSAQQEPPKAAQTPASKKKSTKKEKK